In a genomic window of Nostoc sp. UHCC 0870:
- a CDS encoding EutN/CcmL family microcompartment protein, whose translation MQIAKVRGTVVSTQKEPSLRGVKLLLLQLVDEEGNLLQKYEVAADNVGAGVDEWVLISRGSAARQVPGSEQRPLDAAVVAIIDTIYVEDRLIYSKKDQYR comes from the coding sequence ATGCAAATCGCTAAAGTTCGTGGCACAGTAGTTAGCACACAAAAAGAACCTAGTCTCAGAGGTGTGAAGCTACTGTTGTTGCAATTAGTAGATGAAGAAGGAAACCTCCTGCAAAAATACGAGGTAGCAGCAGATAACGTAGGTGCAGGGGTAGACGAATGGGTACTGATCAGTCGTGGTAGTGCGGCGCGTCAAGTACCTGGGAGTGAGCAGCGTCCTTTGGATGCAGCAGTGGTGGCGATAATTGATACTATTTACGTAGAAGATCGTCTCATTTATAGCAAAAAAGACCAATACAGGTAG
- a CDS encoding carbon dioxide-concentrating mechanism protein CcmK: MSIAVGMVETLGFPAVVEAADAMVKAARVTLVGYEKIGSGRVTVIVRGDVSEVQASVGAGVESVKRVNGGQVLSTHIIARPHENLEYVLPIRYTEDVEQFRENVNAIRPFGRRP, from the coding sequence ATGTCAATTGCAGTAGGAATGGTAGAAACGCTAGGCTTTCCCGCAGTGGTAGAAGCAGCAGATGCGATGGTAAAAGCTGCTCGTGTCACCTTGGTAGGCTACGAAAAAATTGGTAGTGGTCGAGTTACCGTAATTGTGAGAGGCGATGTATCGGAAGTACAAGCTTCTGTAGGCGCAGGGGTTGAATCAGTGAAGCGCGTCAATGGTGGACAAGTTTTGTCTACACACATCATTGCGCGTCCTCACGAGAACTTAGAATATGTTCTCCCAATTCGTTATACCGAAGATGTAGAGCAATTCCGGGAAAATGTGAACGCAATTCGTCCCTTCGGCAGAAGACCATAG
- a CDS encoding carbon dioxide-concentrating mechanism protein CcmK, whose amino-acid sequence MPIAVGMIETKGFPAVVEAADAMVKAARVTLVGYEKIGSARVTVIVRGDVSEVQASVAAGIEAARRVNGGEVVSTHIIARPHENLEYVLPIRYTEAVEQFRT is encoded by the coding sequence ATGCCAATTGCAGTTGGAATGATTGAGACCAAGGGATTTCCCGCAGTAGTAGAAGCAGCTGACGCGATGGTGAAAGCTGCACGCGTAACTTTGGTAGGATATGAAAAAATCGGTAGTGCTAGAGTTACTGTAATTGTGCGGGGAGATGTATCTGAGGTACAAGCCTCAGTAGCAGCTGGAATTGAAGCAGCCAGAAGAGTCAATGGTGGTGAAGTTGTATCTACACACATCATTGCCCGCCCCCATGAGAACCTAGAATACGTCTTACCGATTCGTTACACGGAAGCTGTGGAACAGTTCCGTACCTAA
- a CDS encoding NAD(P)H-quinone oxidoreductase subunit F — protein MNEFLFTTSWCMPFYSLLGALITLPWSIGIIRRTGPRPAAYFNLLTTLLAFAHSLLVFKDIWNREQETWVITWFQAADLNLSFALEISPVSIGATVLITGLSLLAQIYALGYMEKDWALARFFGLIGFFEAALSGLAFSDSLFLSYALLEVLTLSTYLLVGFWYAQPLVVTAARDAFWTKRVGDLLLLMAVVTLSTLAGSLNFSDLYEWAQTATLDPVTSALLGLALIAGPAGKCAQFPLHMWLDEAMEGPNPASVMRNSLVVAGGAYILYKLQPILALSPVALNALLIIGSVTAVGASLVALAQTDIKRALSHSTSAYMGLVFLAVGLEQGGVALMLLLTHAIAKALLFMSSGSVIFTTHSQDLTEMGGLWSKMPATTTAFIVGSAGMVTILPLGSFWAMLAWADGLVRVSPWVIAILILVNGLTALNLTRVFRLVFWGQPQQKTRRAPEVGWTMAFPMVSLTILTLILPLMLQQWYLLPAWESIDWYVVLVLVSSTVAGVVIGSTIYLHKAWSRSRIMGWRMMQDLLGYDFYIDRIYRLTIVSAVSILSKISAWSDRYLVDGLVNLVGFATIFSGQGLKYSISGQSQGYMLTILAVVSVLGFFISWSLGLLDKLPF, from the coding sequence ATGAATGAGTTTCTATTTACAACAAGTTGGTGTATGCCTTTTTATAGTTTGTTAGGCGCACTCATCACATTGCCGTGGAGTATAGGTATTATCCGACGAACAGGGCCAAGACCTGCCGCGTATTTCAACTTGTTGACTACCCTTTTGGCTTTTGCTCATAGCCTTTTAGTGTTTAAAGATATTTGGAACAGAGAACAAGAAACCTGGGTAATTACTTGGTTTCAAGCGGCGGATTTAAATTTATCCTTTGCTTTGGAAATTTCACCAGTTAGTATTGGGGCAACAGTATTAATCACAGGGCTGAGTCTCCTAGCGCAAATCTATGCTCTAGGTTACATGGAAAAGGACTGGGCTTTAGCAAGATTTTTTGGACTGATAGGATTTTTTGAAGCTGCACTGAGTGGTTTAGCTTTTAGTGACTCTTTATTTCTCAGCTACGCACTATTGGAAGTTTTGACACTTTCTACATACTTGCTGGTGGGATTTTGGTACGCACAGCCCCTAGTAGTGACAGCAGCACGAGATGCGTTTTGGACAAAACGTGTAGGAGATTTATTACTACTAATGGCGGTAGTAACACTTTCCACCTTAGCGGGTAGTTTGAATTTTTCTGACTTATATGAGTGGGCGCAAACAGCGACTTTAGACCCAGTAACCTCAGCATTGTTGGGCTTGGCTTTGATTGCTGGGCCAGCAGGTAAATGCGCTCAGTTTCCCTTGCATATGTGGTTAGATGAAGCAATGGAAGGCCCTAACCCAGCTTCAGTCATGCGGAACTCTTTGGTGGTAGCGGGTGGTGCTTATATATTGTATAAACTACAACCTATATTAGCTCTCTCACCTGTTGCATTGAACGCTTTACTGATTATAGGTAGCGTGACAGCAGTGGGAGCTAGTTTAGTGGCTCTAGCCCAAACGGATATTAAGCGAGCTTTATCCCATTCTACTAGTGCTTATATGGGATTGGTATTCTTGGCAGTGGGCTTAGAACAGGGGGGTGTAGCCCTGATGTTGTTGTTAACCCATGCGATCGCAAAAGCATTATTATTTATGAGTTCTGGCTCAGTCATTTTTACTACCCACAGTCAAGATTTGACAGAAATGGGTGGTTTATGGTCTAAAATGCCGGCAACTACTACAGCCTTTATCGTTGGTTCAGCCGGGATGGTGACAATATTACCACTGGGTAGCTTTTGGGCAATGCTAGCCTGGGCTGATGGCTTAGTGAGAGTTTCCCCTTGGGTGATTGCCATTTTAATCTTAGTCAACGGGTTAACCGCCTTAAACTTGACACGGGTGTTCAGATTAGTATTTTGGGGTCAACCGCAACAAAAAACCCGCCGCGCCCCGGAAGTCGGCTGGACGATGGCTTTCCCAATGGTATCACTGACAATTCTGACGTTAATCTTACCTCTAATGCTACAGCAATGGTACTTATTGCCAGCTTGGGAAAGCATTGATTGGTATGTGGTTTTAGTATTGGTTTCTTCTACAGTCGCTGGGGTAGTCATCGGGTCAACCATTTATCTGCACAAAGCTTGGTCTAGGTCAAGAATCATGGGTTGGCGAATGATGCAAGACTTATTGGGTTATGACTTTTACATTGACCGAATTTATCGCCTCACCATAGTGAGTGCAGTATCCATACTATCGAAAATTTCCGCGTGGAGCGATCGCTATTTAGTTGATGGCTTAGTAAACTTAGTCGGTTTCGCCACGATTTTCAGTGGTCAAGGCTTAAAGTACAGCATTTCTGGTCAATCCCAAGGATATATGTTGACCATCCTAGCGGTAGTCAGCGTCCTAGGCTTTTTCATTAGCTGGTCATTAGGCTTACTAGATAAGTTGCCTTTTTGA
- a CDS encoding NADH-quinone oxidoreductase subunit M, producing MLSVLIFAPLLGALLVGLFPAGVNGKISRSIALIVAGLIFLWTVILASQFNPGEVNQQFSEFLPWIDALGLNYNLGVDGLSLPLLLLNGLLTGIAIYSTDESLQRPRFYYSLILVLSAGVAGAFIAQDLLLFFLFYELELIPLYLLIAIWGGAKRGYAATKFLIYTALSGILILASFLGMVWLSGADTFALSAFDAQSLPLATQLLLLGGILIGFGIKMPLVPFHTWLPDAHVEASTPISVLLAGVLLKLGTYGLLRFGMDLLPDAWAYLAPWLAVWAVVSVLYGSSCAIAQTDMKKMVAYSSIGHMGYILLAAAAATPLSTLGAVMQMISHGLISAMLFLLVGVVYKKAGSRDLNVIRGLLNPERGMPLIGSLMIIGVMASAGTPGMVGFISEFIVFRGSFAVFPVQTLVSMLGTGLTAVYFLILVNRAFFGRLSEQVINLPRVYWSDRIPAFILAALIVVFGIQPGWLVHWSEPTITAMVNVEHTVATVSLETTKSQN from the coding sequence ATGCTAAGTGTCTTAATTTTTGCCCCATTATTGGGTGCGCTGTTAGTTGGTTTATTCCCTGCTGGCGTGAATGGGAAAATTTCCCGGAGTATCGCGTTGATTGTTGCAGGATTAATTTTCTTGTGGACTGTCATATTGGCTAGCCAGTTCAATCCAGGGGAAGTTAATCAACAGTTTAGTGAGTTTTTACCCTGGATAGATGCGTTGGGATTGAATTATAATCTAGGAGTAGATGGGCTATCCTTGCCTTTGCTGTTGTTGAATGGATTATTGACTGGCATAGCTATCTACAGCACCGATGAATCTCTACAACGTCCTCGGTTTTATTACTCCTTGATTTTGGTGTTGAGTGCTGGAGTAGCCGGAGCATTTATTGCTCAAGATTTACTGCTATTTTTCTTGTTTTACGAGTTGGAATTGATTCCCCTATATCTGCTAATTGCTATTTGGGGTGGTGCGAAAAGAGGTTACGCCGCTACAAAATTTCTCATCTATACTGCGCTTTCGGGAATATTGATTTTAGCTAGTTTCTTGGGTATGGTATGGCTGAGTGGTGCTGATACCTTTGCTTTATCAGCATTCGATGCTCAATCTCTACCGTTAGCAACCCAATTGCTACTCCTAGGGGGAATTTTAATTGGTTTTGGCATCAAAATGCCCCTAGTTCCCTTTCACACTTGGCTACCAGATGCTCACGTAGAAGCTTCTACGCCGATTTCTGTGTTACTGGCTGGTGTATTGTTGAAATTGGGGACTTATGGCTTGTTGCGGTTTGGTATGGACTTGTTACCAGATGCTTGGGCATATTTAGCCCCTTGGTTAGCAGTTTGGGCAGTGGTGAGTGTGTTGTATGGCTCATCCTGTGCGATCGCTCAAACTGACATGAAGAAAATGGTAGCCTATAGTTCTATTGGTCACATGGGCTATATCTTACTCGCCGCCGCAGCCGCCACACCATTAAGCACTTTGGGTGCTGTCATGCAGATGATTAGCCACGGGTTAATTTCTGCCATGCTGTTTTTATTAGTGGGGGTTGTGTATAAAAAGGCTGGTAGCCGTGATTTAAATGTGATTCGTGGACTACTGAATCCAGAACGGGGTATGCCTTTAATTGGTAGCTTGATGATTATAGGTGTAATGGCTAGTGCTGGTACTCCGGGAATGGTAGGATTTATTTCAGAATTTATTGTATTTCGCGGCTCTTTTGCTGTATTCCCGGTACAAACTCTGGTATCAATGCTGGGTACAGGTTTAACGGCGGTTTACTTTTTAATTCTCGTCAACCGTGCCTTTTTCGGACGCTTGTCTGAGCAAGTGATCAACCTACCTAGAGTTTACTGGAGCGATCGCATTCCTGCCTTTATCTTAGCTGCCCTGATTGTCGTTTTTGGTATCCAACCTGGTTGGTTAGTACATTGGTCTGAACCCACTATCACCGCTATGGTAAACGTAGAACATACAGTTGCCACTGTTTCTTTAGAGACAACAAAAAGCCAAAACTAA
- a CDS encoding CO2 hydration protein encodes MVTIKKKQNHNPLAEYIKRLQTGQALLADSPQNVLEVVGILKSYGVIIDAYSNNLIYISENQFLVFFPFFKYFNGEINLPKLLRHWWHDRINFEYAEYCMKAMMWHGGGGLDAYLDTKEFQERAEAVIKAKFGINPLIMGLNQLFPDFLTEQLRMSAYYSGLGQFWRVMADIFLNLSDRYDRGEIKTIPDVVEHIKAGLVADALRPIAYAVKINKKVYEIIPQSLGLTFLADTAIPYVEAVFFRGTPFLGTVSYNAQGYQVPPDQSRFQYGALYADPLPIGGAGIPPTLLMQDMRHYLPEYLHEIYRRGLRGEDDLRVQICMTFQKSMFCVTTAAILGLMPYPADSEEASEQEANRVYLEKWMDRLQTSQLLNVNK; translated from the coding sequence ATGGTAACTATTAAAAAGAAACAAAATCATAATCCTTTAGCTGAGTATATTAAACGCCTCCAAACAGGACAAGCGTTACTGGCAGACAGTCCACAAAATGTCTTAGAAGTTGTAGGTATTCTCAAAAGCTATGGGGTAATTATAGATGCTTATTCAAATAACTTGATTTATATTTCTGAAAATCAGTTTTTAGTATTTTTCCCATTTTTTAAATATTTTAATGGTGAAATTAATTTACCAAAATTACTTCGTCATTGGTGGCATGACAGAATTAATTTTGAATATGCAGAATATTGCATGAAAGCCATGATGTGGCATGGTGGCGGCGGTTTAGATGCTTATTTAGATACTAAAGAATTTCAAGAAAGAGCAGAAGCAGTTATCAAAGCAAAATTTGGCATCAATCCCTTGATAATGGGTTTGAATCAACTGTTTCCCGACTTTTTAACTGAACAGTTACGGATGTCTGCTTACTACAGTGGGTTGGGACAATTTTGGCGGGTCATGGCTGATATTTTTCTGAACTTATCAGACCGCTATGACCGAGGTGAAATTAAAACTATTCCCGATGTTGTAGAACATATTAAGGCGGGGTTAGTAGCGGATGCTTTAAGGCCAATTGCCTACGCGGTGAAAATTAACAAAAAAGTCTATGAAATTATTCCTCAAAGTTTGGGGTTGACTTTTTTAGCAGATACCGCAATACCTTATGTAGAAGCAGTATTCTTTAGAGGTACGCCATTTTTAGGAACAGTTTCATACAATGCCCAAGGTTATCAAGTTCCACCTGATCAATCTCGATTCCAATATGGGGCATTATACGCTGATCCGTTACCTATTGGTGGTGCAGGTATTCCGCCTACCCTGTTAATGCAGGATATGCGTCATTATCTACCAGAGTATCTGCACGAAATTTATCGGCGAGGTTTACGGGGAGAGGATGATTTGCGTGTGCAGATTTGTATGACTTTCCAAAAATCTATGTTTTGTGTAACTACAGCAGCGATTTTGGGATTGATGCCTTATCCTGCGGATAGTGAGGAAGCATCTGAGCAAGAGGCTAATCGAGTTTATTTAGAAAAATGGATGGATAGGTTACAAACTTCCCAGTTGCTGAATGTGAATAAGTAA
- a CDS encoding Uma2 family endonuclease has protein sequence MTSATNLDTDLTPFPDHTQLPESDGTFVKNWQEHPQSILLTDSITPVLKQLHPDGQYCIGQDLGIYWRLTDPPEKGAEAPDWFYVGNVPALLDGQTRRSYVLWREFIAPLIALEFVSGDGSEERDKTPWKGKFWIYEQVIRPPFYGIYEVNKASVEVYELIGGQYQLLAATEHGHYPILPLGVELGIWQGEYQNAELPWLRWWDSQGNLLLTGEERAEQERQRNDRLIAQLRSLGVEPEA, from the coding sequence ATGACCTCTGCAACTAATCTAGATACTGACCTCACCCCATTTCCCGACCATACGCAGCTACCAGAGTCTGATGGTACATTCGTGAAAAATTGGCAAGAACATCCTCAAAGCATTTTATTGACGGATTCAATTACACCAGTACTCAAACAATTACATCCTGATGGGCAATATTGTATTGGTCAAGACTTAGGCATTTACTGGCGTTTAACTGACCCCCCAGAAAAAGGCGCAGAAGCACCAGATTGGTTTTATGTAGGGAATGTACCGGCATTGCTGGATGGACAAACACGAAGGTCTTATGTACTGTGGAGAGAGTTTATTGCCCCATTGATTGCATTGGAATTTGTCTCTGGCGATGGTAGTGAAGAACGAGACAAAACCCCTTGGAAGGGCAAATTTTGGATTTATGAGCAGGTAATTCGTCCTCCCTTCTATGGCATTTATGAAGTCAATAAAGCCAGCGTGGAAGTTTATGAATTAATTGGTGGGCAATATCAGTTATTAGCAGCAACTGAGCATGGACATTATCCTATTCTGCCCTTGGGAGTTGAGTTAGGCATTTGGCAGGGCGAATATCAAAACGCCGAATTACCTTGGCTACGCTGGTGGGATTCGCAAGGTAATTTGTTGTTGACTGGTGAGGAAAGAGCCGAACAGGAACGTCAACGAAACGATCGCCTGATTGCTCAATTGCGTTCTTTGGGCGTTGAACCAGAAGCCTAA
- a CDS encoding serine/threonine protein kinase, which produces MAWVAGDQLQGGKYTIEKELGRGRFGITYLVKNRNSDRLVIKTINDNLLQSLSQPQRERLENMFLQEVTNLTRCQHPHIVKFKTPFREGEYPCLVMEYVGEDSLANLRPAILSEQDALRYIQQIGEALIVVHQNELIHRDVRPENILLRKRDGNLEAVLIDFGLALDFDYILTTSRTQETSAGFTPSELSTKGTIAKAYSDVYSLAATLYKLLTGRTPVDAVKRKLDGEHLVSPKEYNSQISDRTNKAILTGMQLDPKQRSQSMREWLDLLTQPEITVTSNTKSNWERNIQVWGIIIAAIAAIGGLLGGLAGWIPIFKTTPSPSPSLVSPTPSSSQTP; this is translated from the coding sequence ATGGCTTGGGTAGCAGGTGATCAGTTGCAGGGTGGCAAATACACGATTGAAAAGGAGTTGGGAAGGGGACGGTTTGGTATTACATATCTGGTTAAAAACAGGAATAGCGATCGCCTAGTTATTAAAACTATAAATGATAACCTGCTTCAATCTCTTAGTCAGCCGCAACGCGAACGACTAGAGAATATGTTTTTGCAAGAGGTGACTAATCTTACCCGGTGTCAGCATCCGCATATTGTGAAGTTTAAAACACCCTTTAGAGAAGGAGAGTATCCGTGTCTGGTAATGGAGTATGTCGGTGAAGATAGTTTGGCTAATCTTCGTCCAGCAATCCTTTCGGAACAAGACGCACTACGTTACATTCAGCAAATTGGGGAAGCTCTGATAGTAGTACATCAAAATGAACTGATTCATCGGGATGTGCGTCCAGAAAATATCCTGTTGCGGAAGCGAGACGGGAATTTAGAAGCGGTGTTAATTGATTTTGGTTTAGCTCTTGATTTTGATTACATTTTAACCACAAGCCGGACTCAAGAAACATCCGCCGGATTTACACCATCTGAGCTTTCTACTAAAGGTACGATAGCCAAGGCGTATAGCGATGTTTATTCACTAGCGGCTACTCTTTATAAACTGCTGACGGGGAGAACGCCTGTGGATGCAGTCAAGCGCAAATTAGACGGTGAGCATTTAGTTTCCCCAAAAGAATACAATTCTCAGATTAGCGATCGCACCAACAAGGCAATTTTAACAGGGATGCAACTAGATCCCAAACAGCGATCGCAATCGATGAGAGAATGGCTAGATTTATTAACTCAGCCTGAGATAACTGTTACATCTAACACCAAGTCAAATTGGGAACGCAACATTCAGGTTTGGGGAATTATTATAGCTGCGATCGCCGCTATTGGAGGTTTACTCGGAGGACTAGCTGGCTGGATTCCCATTTTTAAAACCACTCCATCTCCTAGCCCATCATTAGTGTCTCCTACTCCATCATCTAGCCAAACTCCGTAG
- a CDS encoding serine/threonine protein kinase: protein MPWIKGQKLQNGKYVIEKVLGQGGFGITYKAQQVGLNRAVVIKTPNEHLSYDPEYEKYVERFIQEGKILARLSQDPHPHIVGVIDLFVEGNTHCLVMHFVEGENLFEVIKRRGALPESEIVRCICQIGEALTMVHQAGLVHRDAHPGNIMLRKNGKAVLIDFGIAKELLPQTLSSTGNVGNKGFAPYEQMTRGSREPTVDVYCLTATLYYAVTGQPPINSLARKLDNIPLQPPKQIIPRISEQLNQAILKGMALEAQDRPQSMKAWLAMLEAPKAAPPPPVEPVHKKEVVSPKPKIKLEISPRKAITKSPRIIPWGWLIGILFSYLLIGYLLVASNAPFWVWAGAGALALAGALAGVGAVAGALAGVGAVAGALVLVAGALVLVAGAVASAVAVAWAVPIAWAVAVAWAVPIAWVGEKLQTSFSQFHTFLILVTTSLFGLGLGLLVHRVFNGVS from the coding sequence ATGCCCTGGATAAAAGGACAAAAATTACAAAATGGTAAATATGTAATTGAGAAAGTCCTGGGACAAGGGGGATTTGGGATTACTTATAAAGCACAGCAAGTTGGGCTAAATCGTGCAGTTGTTATTAAAACACCAAACGAACATCTCAGCTATGATCCAGAGTATGAAAAATACGTAGAGCGATTTATTCAAGAAGGGAAAATACTGGCGCGTCTATCTCAAGATCCCCATCCTCATATTGTAGGAGTAATTGATCTGTTTGTAGAAGGTAATACTCACTGTTTAGTCATGCACTTTGTAGAAGGGGAAAATTTGTTTGAGGTTATAAAACGCAGAGGGGCGTTACCAGAATCCGAGATTGTGCGCTGTATCTGTCAGATTGGGGAAGCCTTGACGATGGTACATCAAGCAGGGCTAGTACACCGAGATGCCCACCCAGGAAACATCATGCTGCGGAAGAATGGTAAAGCAGTTTTAATTGATTTTGGTATTGCCAAGGAACTCTTGCCTCAAACGTTGAGTTCAACGGGTAATGTAGGTAACAAAGGATTTGCACCCTATGAACAGATGACTAGAGGTAGTCGAGAGCCAACAGTTGATGTTTACTGTCTCACTGCTACACTGTATTATGCAGTCACAGGTCAACCACCAATAAATTCTCTAGCTCGTAAGTTAGATAATATTCCCCTCCAGCCACCTAAACAAATTATTCCTCGTATTAGCGAACAATTAAATCAAGCAATACTCAAGGGTATGGCACTGGAGGCACAAGATCGCCCCCAGTCAATGAAAGCATGGTTGGCAATGTTAGAAGCACCAAAAGCAGCACCTCCGCCTCCTGTTGAACCAGTTCATAAAAAAGAAGTTGTTAGTCCTAAACCCAAGATAAAGTTAGAAATTTCTCCACGTAAAGCAATTACTAAGTCACCTAGAATTATTCCCTGGGGCTGGTTGATTGGTATATTATTCAGTTACCTATTGATAGGCTACCTTTTAGTTGCGTCTAACGCTCCGTTCTGGGTTTGGGCTGGGGCTGGGGCTTTGGCTTTGGCTGGGGCTTTGGCTGGGGTAGGGGCTGTAGCTGGGGCTTTGGCTGGGGTAGGGGCTGTAGCTGGGGCTTTGGTTCTTGTGGCTGGGGCTTTGGTTCTTGTGGCTGGGGCTGTAGCTTCGGCTGTGGCTGTAGCTTGGGCTGTGCCTATAGCTTGGGCTGTGGCTGTAGCTTGGGCTGTGCCTATAGCTTGGGTTGGAGAAAAATTACAAACATCCTTTAGCCAGTTTCATACTTTTTTGATTTTGGTTACTACTTCCCTTTTTGGCTTGGGTTTGGGGCTGCTAGTACACCGAGTTTTTAACGGAGTCTCATAA
- a CDS encoding Uma2 family endonuclease, whose product MTSATNLDTDLTPFPDHTQLPDSDGTFVKNWQEHPQSILLTDSITPVLKQLHPDSQYCIGQDLGIYWRLTDPPEKGAEAPDWFYVGNVPPSLDRQPRRSYVLWREFIAPLIALEFVSGDGSEERDKTPWKGKFWIYEQVIHPAFYGIYEVNKASVEVYHLIDGQYQLLPANERGHYPIHPLGVELGIWQGEYQNMELPWLRWWDSQGNLLLTGEERAEQERQRAEQERQRNERLIAQLRSLGVEPEV is encoded by the coding sequence ATGACCTCTGCAACTAATCTAGATACTGACCTCACCCCATTTCCCGACCATACGCAGCTACCAGACTCTGATGGGACATTTGTGAAAAATTGGCAAGAACATCCCCAAAGTATTTTATTGACGGACTCAATTACACCAGTACTCAAACAATTACATCCTGATAGTCAATATTGTATAGGTCAGGACTTGGGGATTTACTGGCGTTTAACTGACCCCCCAGAGAAAGGCGCAGAAGCACCAGATTGGTTTTATGTAGGAAATGTACCACCTTCCCTGGATAGGCAACCCCGCAGGTCTTATGTGTTGTGGCGCGAGTTTATTGCACCATTGATTGCATTAGAGTTTGTGTCTGGGGATGGTAGTGAAGAACGAGACAAAACCCCGTGGAAGGGTAAATTTTGGATATATGAGCAGGTAATCCATCCGGCTTTTTACGGTATTTATGAAGTAAATAAAGCCAGCGTAGAAGTCTATCACTTAATTGATGGACAATATCAATTATTACCAGCCAATGAACGTGGACATTATCCCATACATCCTTTAGGTGTGGAGTTGGGTATATGGCAAGGTGAATATCAGAATATGGAATTACCTTGGCTACGCTGGTGGGATTCGCAGGGGAATTTGTTGTTGACGGGTGAGGAAAGAGCAGAACAGGAACGCCAACGAGCAGAACAAGAACGTCAACGCAATGAACGCCTGATTGCTCAATTAAGGTCGCTTGGCGTTGAACCAGAAGTCTGA